Proteins from a genomic interval of Trifolium pratense cultivar HEN17-A07 linkage group LG6, ARS_RC_1.1, whole genome shotgun sequence:
- the LOC123891142 gene encoding syntaxin-43-like, whose translation MATRNRTLEFRKHRDTVKSLRTPLSSSASASSGGPVIEMVNTSLLRSNKRSSYAPLSTQDPGPSSSSDAFTVGLPPSWVDDSEEIATNIQRAKVKMSELTKAHAKALMPSFGDGKDDQHQIETLTREITALLRKSEVRLKKLSAGRGSSEESNVKKNVQRSLATDLQNLSMDLRRKQSAYLKRLQQQQEGYDGIDLEMNFNGSKSGLQDDGFDDVGFSEAQLTKLKKNEQISAEREREIDQVAKSVQDLAQIMKDLSVLVIDQGTIVDRIDYNIQSVATTVEEGFKQLQKAERTQKKGGMITCATVLVIMCFVMLILLIIKEIIL comes from the exons atggCAACCAGAAATCGAACTCTAGAGTTCAGAAAGCACAGAGACACCGTCAAAAGCTTACGCactccactttcttcatcagcTTCTGCTTCTTCTGGTGGTCCTGTCATTGAAATGGTTAACACTTCACTTCTTCGTTCCAATAAACGATCTTCTTATGCTCCTCTTAGTACCCAAGACCCAGGTCCATCATCCTCAAg TGATGCATTTACTGTGGGTTTGCCGCCATCTTGGGTGGATGATTCTGAAGAAATAGCCACAAATATACAACGTGCAAAGGTTAAAATGTCTGAGTTAACCAAAGCTCATGCAAAGGCTTTAATGCCTTCCTTTGGTGATGGTAAAGATGATCAGCATCAGATTGAGACTCTCACCCGGGAAATTACGGCTCTCCTCAGAAAGTCTGAAGTGAGACTAAAAAAACTTTCTGCTGGCAGAGGATCTTCTGAGGAATCTAATGTCAAGAAAAATGTGCAG CGTTCGCTTGCTACAGACCTTCAGAACTTGTCAATGGACCTGCGGCGGAAGCAGTCAGCATATTTGAAACGTTTGCAGCAGCAACAAGAG GGTTATGACGGGATTGACTTGGAGATGAACTTTAATGGGAGTAAATCTGGATTGCAGGACGATGGATTTGATGATGTG GGTTTTAGTGAAGCGCAGTTGACAAAGCTAAAGAAAAATGAGCAGATTTCAgcagaaagagaaagagaaattgaTCAG GTCGCTAAATCAGTCCAGGACCTTGCTCAAATCATGAAGGATCTCTCCGTCCTTGTGATAGACCAG GGAACAATTGTGGATAGAATTGACTACAACATTCAGAGTGTTGCTACAACTGTTGAGGAGGGCTTTAAGCAGTTGCAAAAG GCAGAAAGAACTCAGAAAAAAGGAGGGATGATTACATGTGCAACAGTGCTCGTTATCATGTGCTTTGTCATGCTAATTCTGTTGATAATCAAGGAGATAATCCTCTAG
- the LOC123891143 gene encoding protein DEHYDRATION-INDUCED 19 homolog 5 isoform X2, which translates to MEDETLSCTSSRTYQSHLELLIDFEDVHDDDDDELRTTYPCPFCEDDFELAELCCHIYLDHPIEAKSGICPVCAMWVGSNIVDHITAQHDNLFKSHHKSKYHKHDSYSTLPFSRKQRDGHWQSSSDELPPVMSTSKAACDPFLSFLYGAAASNEHENVQLDSSSGARIKEIHSDDTVLEGDVPPSISDKDQVEKARRSEFVQGLLMSTILDLEF; encoded by the exons ATGGAAGACGAGACTTTGAGTTGTACTTCTTCTAGAACCTACCAATCCCACTTAG agctcttaatagactttgaagatgttcatgatgatgatgatgatgagttgAGGACTACTTATCCATGCCCATTTTGTGAAGACGATTTTGAACTTGCAGAGCTATGTTGCCATATTTATTTGGACCATCCAATAGAAGCCAAGTCTGGG ATTTGTCCGGTTTGTGCCATGTGGGTTGGATCAAATATAGTTGATCACATAACAGCACAACATGATAACTTATTTAAG AGTCATCACAAATCAAAATACCACAAACATGATTCCTACTCAACTCTTCCGTTTTCAAGAAAGCAACGGGATGGACATTGGCAATCTTCTTCTGATGAGTTGCCGCCTGTGATGTCTACCTCCAAGGCTGCTTGTGATCCATTCCTGTCATTTTTATATGGTGCAGCTGCTTCCAATGAACATGAAAATGTGCAGCTTGATTCATCAAGTGGAGCAAGGATCAAAGAAATACACTCGGATGATACAGTGTTAGAAG GAGATGTTCCACCATCAATATCTGACAAAGACCAAGTGGAGAAGGCAAGGCGTAGTGAGTTTGTACAGGGGCTTTTGATGTCTACTATACTTGATCTGGAATTTTGA
- the LOC123891143 gene encoding protein DEHYDRATION-INDUCED 19 homolog 5 isoform X1 yields the protein MEDETLSCTSSRTYQSHLELLIDFEDVHDDDDDELRTTYPCPFCEDDFELAELCCHIYLDHPIEAKSGICPVCAMWVGSNIVDHITAQHDNLFKSHHKSKYHKHDSYSTLPFSRKQRDGHWQSSSDELPPVMSTSKAACDPFLSFLYGAAASNEHENVQLDSSSGARIKEIHSDDTVLEERDVPPSISDKDQVEKARRSEFVQGLLMSTILDLEF from the exons ATGGAAGACGAGACTTTGAGTTGTACTTCTTCTAGAACCTACCAATCCCACTTAG agctcttaatagactttgaagatgttcatgatgatgatgatgatgagttgAGGACTACTTATCCATGCCCATTTTGTGAAGACGATTTTGAACTTGCAGAGCTATGTTGCCATATTTATTTGGACCATCCAATAGAAGCCAAGTCTGGG ATTTGTCCGGTTTGTGCCATGTGGGTTGGATCAAATATAGTTGATCACATAACAGCACAACATGATAACTTATTTAAG AGTCATCACAAATCAAAATACCACAAACATGATTCCTACTCAACTCTTCCGTTTTCAAGAAAGCAACGGGATGGACATTGGCAATCTTCTTCTGATGAGTTGCCGCCTGTGATGTCTACCTCCAAGGCTGCTTGTGATCCATTCCTGTCATTTTTATATGGTGCAGCTGCTTCCAATGAACATGAAAATGTGCAGCTTGATTCATCAAGTGGAGCAAGGATCAAAGAAATACACTCGGATGATACAGTGTTAGAAGAAAG AGATGTTCCACCATCAATATCTGACAAAGACCAAGTGGAGAAGGCAAGGCGTAGTGAGTTTGTACAGGGGCTTTTGATGTCTACTATACTTGATCTGGAATTTTGA
- the LOC123891144 gene encoding nicotinamide adenine dinucleotide transporter 1, chloroplastic-like, producing MPSSDPHSAATNINPKCLLFNAASGASAGVIAATFVCPLDVIKTRFQVHGVPQLANGSVKGSVIFASLQQIFHKEGLRGMYRGLAPTVLALLPNWAVYFTMYEQFKSLLHSDDESHHLSVGANMVAAAGAGASTTLFTNPLWVVKTRLQTQGMRPGVVPYKSTLSALSRIAHEEGIRGLYSGLVPALAGISHVAIQFPMYETIKFYLANQDDAAVDKLGARDVAIASSVSKLFASTLTYPHEVVRSRLQEQGHHSEKRYSGMIDCIRKVFHQEGVPGFYRGCATNLLRTTPAAVITFTSFEMIHRFLVSHFPSDPQPHIL from the exons ATGCCTTCTTCCGATCCCCATTCCGCCGCCACTAATATCAACCCCAAGTGTCTCCTTTTCAATGCTGCCTCTGGTGCATCTGCAG GAGTTATTGCTGCTACGTTTGTGTGTCCTTTAGATGTTATCAAAACTCGATTTCAGGTTCATGGTGTGCCTCAGCTCGCTAATGGATCTGTTAAag GCAGTGTAATATTCGCTAGTTTGCAACAAATATTTCACAAGGAGGGGTTACGTGGCATGTACCGTGGACTAGCTCCCACTGTGTTAGCTTTGCTTCCAAATTGGGCG GTTTATTTTACTATGTATGAGCAGTTCAAAAGCCTTCTTCATTCTGATG ATGAAAGCCATCACCTTTCCGTTGGAGCTAATATGGTAGCTGCTGCTGGTGCTGGAGCTTCAACTACCTTGTTTACAAATCCGCTTTGGGTTGTCAAGACTAGACTTCAA ACTCAGGGAATGAGACCTGGTGTGGTGCCATATAAGAGCACATTATCTGCATTGAGTAGAATTGCACATGAGGAGGGCATACGGGGGCTGTACAG TGGCCTTGTACCTGCTCTAGCTGGTATCAGTCATGTTGCCATTCAATTCCCGATGTATgaaacaataaaattttatttagcaAATCAAG ATGACGCGGCAGTAGATAAACTTGGTGCACGTGATGTTGCTATTGCTTCATCAGTATCCAAACTTTTTGCATCCACATTGACATATCCACACGAG GTTGTACGTTCCAGATTACAAGAACAAGGGCATCACTCAGAGAAACGATACTCTGGTATGATTGACTGTATTAGAAAGGTTTTTCACCAAGAAGGTGTACCTGGTTTTTACCGAGGATGTGCCACCAACCTTTTAAGGACAACACCAGCTGCCGTAATCACATTCACCAGCTTTGAAATGATACACCGATTTCTTGTTTCACATTTTCCTTCTGATCCACAGCCTCATATTTTGTGA
- the LOC123891147 gene encoding kinesin-like protein KIN-14I, whose amino-acid sequence MASEASSSLSFSVASVVEDVLQQHGHRLKHLDLDSRIAQQAASRRYEAAGWLRKMAGVVAAKDLPAEPSEEEFRLGLRSGIILCNVINKVQSGAVPKVVESPVDSAMIPDGAPLSAYQYFENVRNFLVAVQEIGIPTFEASDLEQGGKSSRIVNCILALKSYGEWKQNGANGVWKFGGNLKPTISSKSFVRKNSEPFTNSLSRTSSINEKTLSTLSSDFESDKMSGSHSLSMLVRSILSDKNPEEIPMLVESVLNKVVEEFEHRIASQGEQTKITLRDNVSERNGSASKVVVADKKVENKIHMVAKKEVRIDKNCVATEELQRQHLKQQMLFDQQQRDIQELKLTLHTTKAGMQFMQMKFHDEFSNLGMHIHGLAHAASGYHRVLEENRKLYNEVQDLKGSIRVYCRVRPFFPGQPNQLSAVQNIEDGTLTVSIPSRNGKGQRSFNFNKVFGPSATQAEVFLDMQPLIRSVLDGYNVCIFAYGQTGSGKTYTMTGPKEITEKSQGVNYRALSDLFFIADQRKDTFHYDVYVQMIEIYNEQVRDLLVTDGTNKRLEIRSSSHKGLSVPDASLVPVSSTIDVIELMNLGHRNRVVGATALNDRSSRSHSCLTVHVQGRDLTSGATIRGCMHLVDLAGSERVDKSEATGERLKEAQHINKSLSALGDVIASLAQKNSHVPYRNSKLTQLLQDSLGGQAKTLMFVHISPESDAIGETISTLKFAERVATVELGAARVNKDGANVKELKEQIASLKAALGRKEGESEHSFSGSSEKYRIKASEVSPYQINQRVADTGDQLRCRRPMVEVGNIELQSKIIMRQKTQSIDFDEISANSPPWPPVNSLAQNDGEDDKETGSGEWVDKVMVNKLDANKTENLLECWQESNGNLSESFYQTYLQDSSKMYSEQSYNNNMFMGGNQFSSIMMGSDDNMDEIDAATSDYSSEPDLLWQFNHSKLTSLTNGIGSKTIMRSVSKATKSPELRKSSVHSSLGPSPSFKQSKVVSHRTGRSPAPIDMKRKTGSRK is encoded by the exons ATGGCATCAGAGGCATCATCATCCTTGTCATTTTCAGTTGCATCTGTTGTTGAAGATGTCCTTCAACAACACGGTCATCGCCTCAAACATCTTGATTTAGATTCCAGGATAGCACAACAAGCTG CATCTAGAAGATATGAAGCAGCAGGGTGGTTAAGAAAAATGGCTGGAGTTGTTGCAGCTAAAGATTTACCGGCAGAGCCATCGGAGGAAGAGTTTAGGCTTGGTTTGAGAAGTGGAATTATCTTATGTAATgttattaataaggttcaatCTGGAGCTGTTCCTAAG gttGTGGAGAGTCCTGTTGATTCTGCAATGATCCCTGATGGAGCACCATTATCAGCATatcaatattttgaaaatgtgaGAAATTTTCTGGTGGCTGTACAAGAAATTGGAATTCCTACCTTTGAGGCATCTGATCTGGAACAA GGAGGAAAATCATCCAGGATTGTGAACTGCATCTTGGCCCTTAAATCCTACGGTGAATGGAAACAGAATGGGGCAAATGGTGTGTGGAAATTTGGTGGAAATCTCAAACCTACTATTTCTTCAAAATCTTTTGTGAGAAAAAACTCGGAACCATTTACTAATTCCTTGTCAAGGACCTCATCGATCAACGAAAAAACTCTGTCTACTCTTAGTTCTGATTTTGAGTCTGATAAAATG TCTGGTTCCCATTCTTTGAGTATGCTTGTTCGTTCTATTCTTTCAGATAAGAACCCGGAAGAAATTCCAATG TTGGTTGAATCTGTTTTGAATAAGGTTGTAGAGGAGTTTGAACATCGAATTGCAAGCCAAGGTGAACAG ACAAAAATAACTTTAAGAGATAATGTTTCTGAAAGGAATGGATCCGCGTCGAAGGTTGTTGTGGCAGATAAAAAG GTGGAGAACAAGATTCATATGGTAGCTAAGAAAGAGGTTCGCATTGATAAAAATTGTGTGGCTACTGAGGAATTGCAACGCCAACACCTGAAGCAGCAAATGCTCTTTGACCAACAGCAAAGAGACATTCAA GAGCTAAAGCTCACTCTTCACACCACAAAAGCTGGGATGCAGTTCATGCAAATGAAATTTCATGACGAGTTTTCCAATCTTG GAATGCACATTCATGGCTTAGCTCACGCGGCTTCGGGATATCATAGAGTTCTTGAAGAAAATCGCAAACTATACAATGAAGTCCAAGATCTAAAGG GAAGTATTAGGGTATACTGTCGAGTAAGACCCTTCTTTCCTGGACAACCAAACCAATTGAGCGCAGTGCAAAATATAGAAGATGGAACTCTCACAGTTAGTATTCCTTCAAGAAATGGGAAGGGACAACGATCCTTCAACTTTAACAAAGTCTTTGGACCATCTGCTACCCAAG CGGAGGTCTTCCTTGATATGCAGCCACTTATTAGATCTGTTCTTGATGGTTATAATGTTTGCATATTTGCATATGGTCAAACAGGATCAGGAAAAACTTACACAATG ACTGGACCAAAAGAGATCACAGAGAAAAGCCAAGGTGTAAATTACAGGGCTCTAAGCGATTTGTTTTTTATAGCAGATCAAAGAAAGGACACTTTCCACTATGATGTTTATGTTCAAATGATTGAGATTTATAATGAGCAAGTCAGGGATCTATTGGTCACTGATGGAACAAACAAAAG ATTAGAAATTCGTAGTAGCTCTCACAAAGGGCTCAGTGTGCCAGATGCAAGCCTTGTTCCTGTGTCGTCAACTATTGATGTTATTGAACTAATGAACCTTGGCCATAGGAACCGTGTTGTTGGAGCAACAGCCCTTAACGACCGCAGTAGCCGATCTCATAG TTGCTTGACTGTTCATGTTCAAGGAAGAGATTTGACATCTGGAGCTACCATCCGCGGATGCATGCATTTGGTTGACTTAGCAGGCAGTGAAAGGGTAGATAAGTCTGAGGCCACTGGAGAAAGACTAAAAGAGGCACAGCATATTAACAAATCTCTATCAGCTTTGGGCGATGTCATTGCTTCGCTTGCTCAGAAAAACTCACATGTACCTTATAGAAATAGTAAACTCACACAATTGCTCCAAGATTCACTTG GAGGACAGGCTAAGACACTGATGTTTGTTCACATAAGTCCTGAAAGTGATGCAATTGGAGAAACAATTAGTACTTTAAAATTTGCAGAAAGAGTTGCTACAGTTGAACTTGGTGCTGCTCGAGTAAACAAAGATGGTGCAAATGTTAAAGAGCTCAAAGAACAG ATTGCCAGCCTTAAGGCAGCACTGGGAAGAAAAGAAGGGGAATCAGAACATTCTTTTTCCGGAAGCTCCGAAAAATATAGGATAAAGGCTAGTGAGGTATCCCCTTATCAAATAAACCAGCGGGTTGCAGACACTGGTGATCAGCTTAGATGCCGACGACCAATGGTTGAAGTTGGCAATATAGAG CTTCAGAGTAAAATCATAATGAGGCAGAAAACTCAAAGCATTGACTTTGATGAGATATCAGCAAATTCACCACCCTGGCCCCCAGTAAATAGTCTTGCACAAAATGATGGGGAGGACGACAAAGAAACAGGTTCTGGAGAGTGGGTTGATAAGGTAATGGTAAACAAGCTAGATGCAAACAAAACTGAGAACCTCTTGGAATGTTGGCAAGAAAGCAATGGAAACTTATCTGAATCCTTTTATCAGACATATCTCCAAGATTCTTCCAAAATGTACTCAGAACAgtcttataataataacatgttCATGGGAGGTAACCAGTTTAGTAGCATTATGATGGGTTCAGATGACAACATGGATGAGATTGATGCTGCAACCAGTGATTATTCCTCAGAACCTGATTTGCTTTGGCAATTTAATCATTCTAAACTTACCAGTTTGACTAATGGAATTGGATCAAAGACTATTATGAGATCTGTCTCAAAGGCAACAAAAAGTCCAGAATTGAG AAAGAGTTCTGTTCATTCTTCTCTCGGTCCTTCACCTTCGTTCAAACAATCGAAAGTTGTCTCACATAGGACAGGAAGAAGTCCAGCTCCTATTGACATGAAACGTAAAACTGGGAGTAGAAAGTAA